In Narcine bancroftii isolate sNarBan1 chromosome 7, sNarBan1.hap1, whole genome shotgun sequence, the sequence TGGAAGGATTGCTGTCAAACATTTGCCGGGCTTCTGTGATGGGGAGCACTCGCCAGAGTTTGGTGGCCGGATCCTTCACCCAAGACTCCTGGTACTCAGACATGACCATCACTGTGTTGGTGGAGCCTTTGGTGAGCAGAGGGGATGGCATGAATGGTGGCAGGTGGATGGGGGACAAGTTGAGATCATTAAAGGTGCCCGACTTCACACAATAGAGGACCTGGCAGCTATCACTGATATCAGCCAGGTGCTGGCTATAGCCACTGGGACACCGCTGGGGATAACCATGTGGCTTCTTCTGCCCAACATTGCGTGGGTTACCCGATGGGCCTGGGCTTGGGACCTGGTCAGCCAGGGGGTTGCCTGCCTCACAACTGAAAAAGCCTCCAAAGGGCACCGAGTAACGGAAGCCCATCTCATAGTCTTCACTCACACAAACCCTTAGATGTTGGAAGAGACGCAGGGGATAGAAGGCTGTGGGACACGAGTGGCCCTGGGTCAGTGGGTTGCTGGATCTGGGACCATACAGGCCACCGAAGAGGTAACCCATGTTCTGGGGCAGCACAGAACCTGGCATTGCTACACACCAATAGGCCTCAAAGTGGGCCTTGCTCACGTAGTAAACGTCACTACACACATCACTGCAGCAGCTGAAAATGAGCCAGCACGACCTGCATTGGTGTTGGCACTGGTATGTGCTCTGGCCTTCCTCCAATATCCCCGAGTGCAGGTAACTAGCCATGTAGCCTGCGGGACAGCTGAACGCCCCTGTCAAGGGGTTCTTCTGAGCCAGGGCTTGACACAGGGACTGAGCACCCGGTCCTGACAGTGGAGTACACTTCTGGTAGACTCCGGCAAATGTGAAATTGGTGCCCTCCTCCTTACAAGAGCCATCATCCATGTTGGCCTGGAAGTTGAAGTTGGGAGAATTTAAGTCCAGACAGCCCGGGCGAGTGTTGACAGCATAGTAGAGGGCAACGGCTCTCTCAACGGCCCTCGCCAACTTGACAACCACGGGCTTCGGCAGTTCAGGCACATTCTGTTGGTTCACAAAGAAGTTCAGGGGTTGACCACTCCTATCAATGGCCACCAGCTGGTTGGAGATCTGCTGCTGCCACTTCTCCAGGGTGATACCAGGGTAAAAGGGCACCCCACCATGGCTCTCCATCCTTGAGTGCGACCTGTTGCCCACATAATATCTGGTGAACTCATCAGTGCTCTTCACCTGACCGCCCACACCCTCGTTCACCATGTGGAAGAAGGTGACTCCAGCAGAGGCACTGATGCTGGACTTTCGACTCCAGCTATCAGACACAAAGCTGGACATTATCTGGTCCTCCTGCACCAGGATAGCCCCGGCATCAACACCAGTCAACACATGGGTGCCATAATTATGAACAAGCAACTGAGCATAGAAATCAACAACATTGGTCTGATTGTTCTCAATATAGTTGGCAATCTCGATCAGCTGCTGCTTGAAGTATTGGTCCAGCTGGAAATACGGTGTGGATTTGACTTTGTACATTAAGTTCCTCACCTGGATTCTGGTGGTCAGGCTTTTGTCCTGCACCTGGTGAACCTTGATCCTCTCCACACTGGAGGAGAACTTTGCATTCAGGATGGGCAGGAAGGACACCTCGGCATTGACAGTAGCACTGGTGGAGCTTTTATAGTCCATCCACTTGTTGATCATGTCTGACTCGATGTCCATGCTGGTCTGCTTCTGGGGCACCACGAACACCAGGTCAGGGATGAAGTATTTCCCATCCTCGGTGGTCTTGCACTGTGAGTAGCTGATGTTCATCACACGACCTCGGTCCAGGTTCCTCAGATTGTCCCATCCCCCTCCAGGCAGAACTTCAAgagcagtcaagttttgtttcatcctgcactctttcaaaccaTCTCCACTTGGCTCTTGAAGCCCAAGGTTGACTGCCCTTCCTGGGAAAATGTAAAGGAATGTGAGGATCAAAGCCAAGGGCATCTTTCAAAGTCCAGTCCTCTCAGCACCTCACCCAACAAAGTCCTCTGTCGAATGAGCAGCTGCTGTTCAACTTGGCTCtgtttatctgcaaacttgatccgCATTTCTTCATCCTATTTAGTTTTTCAAAATGAAACTGCGATGAGAAAATCCAAATTGTGAATTTGCGCACGGTTCTTCCTCTTTTCAATGAAAGTGAAACTTGGCTCTTGTCAACATTACTCATTTTGTACATTTTCCACCAATTCTATAATGTatgtaagaagaagaagaaccaaTTTATTTGAACCATTTGGTTATGTCCGAATGTGATGAGGCTCAATAGCCCTTCTTAATCTATTAGATAAAAAGAAAGTACCTTTTAGCTCAAACCTATGAATGTTTTTCAacacttggaaaaaaaaagtcacagGAAACAATGCTCTCATCTTTACTCTTCTTCGGCATATAATGCCCAAGCAACACGGTGAGATCTTGCCTGGATATTTCAGAGAAAGGGAATTCAAATCCTGCATTATTCATGTCCACTTTTACTGCTACCTGAACCTGGCAGGTGTATGGGTGGAAATCTATCACCTTTACTCTGCCTCATCATGAATAAGGAAGCAGACCAATATGTTTAACTCTTAACTCCTATCTGAAGTGCCCAGCACACTATTCGCCATGCCactgtggtgcaaccactgtattgTATGGACTGTATGTATTggatgggctggcccaccccctgaacctgtgactcctccctcctggaaatccctataaaggctgttatgccttGGAATCAGGTTAACAatatgtgagatgtgttgatgtgttaaggtgattaaagcctgttaatcaCATCTCTCTGTCCAATGTTGattgatagtgctacaatttaatcaccttaaatttttggGCCATGGACAAGGCGATATTAGCTGATAAACTGGACACCGACCTAAAGATCAAATTCGTTGAATGGTTGCACCGCTTCAACACTTTCATGAGATGCAATTATGTGCCGAGTGAGGAAGACAAACGAGTTCTACTCTTCAGTCAGGTTGGCCACTGAATCTTCCAAATGATGAGGCCACACTACTACTTACTCAGCCACAATGGAGCTCCTGTAAAAATAGTATTGTACCCCAATGATCTTCATCTATGCCAAATTCCTCCTGGACAAGCACCTGGTGATTCAGTCCATGAGTACATGTGGGTCCTGTGGGAGCTGGGATAAACCTGCGATGGCAGAGAAGTCTCTGCTGCTGCCCATCTAGAATGCCTGATATGTGATGCATGTGTGTCTGGATCAAGTCTGATCACATCAGACAGAGACTCCTGGAAAAGGGGGATCAAAGCCTACAACAAGTAATCGACCTGGCTAAAGCACTTGAGACAGCGCAACTGAATGCAGAGGCCTTCTCCTCATGGAACGTGTCCTCCACGTGGGGAGCTCAGGTGAATCCATCTTGGGACCCAGGTCCCAAATCATAGCCGCCGCCATCaagcacccgaagtgctacttctgcagacaTGCGAAGTATCCCAAGAGATCTGCCCAGTCAAAATGCTATGTGCTCCGCCTGCGGGAAGAAGGGTCACTAGGGGAAGGTATGTAGGTCCccaccgccatcttggaccaCGCCACTTCCATCTTCACATCTGGCATAAATTCCGGTCACAGGAAACAGCTCAACGGGACCATGGGGACAGCAAAACGGGACAGCACCACTTCCGGTGGTGAGGAGCAGCACAGCATGTGTGACATGGGGCAGCCATTTTGGCGGCCATCCCCGAACCAGCTTTACAGCAGTAATCAGACAGCAACCAAATGTTGGCATCGATTATCCTGGaccaggacagcccacatcaactgGCCAGGGCCATGAAGAACATCAAGGAAAATGTTCACATCATGAACTGCTTATTGGACACAAGGAGCATTCATCCAGGCACAGTGCAATGCTACTCCCTCGTGGTAACCTTGGCAAAATGTAAGggagtaaaacacaggattctattgacaccgtggttaagtgaaaaaacacacaaatgctggagaaactcagcaggtcaaacactgcctctatgtagcaaaagtaaagatacatcaccaaagtCTCCCTGGCCTCCAAGTCCCACTTGGCTGAGATCCATGGCTCCTGCATTATGACACTGACTGTGCGGGGCATGGGGTATAGAACTTTAAACTCCTTTTCATGCCACAGATCTGCACATCAATCATACTGGGACTGGGCTTCCAGTGCCAGCTAAAGAGCGTCCAAATGCAGTTTGATGGCCCCCACCTGCTCCTCACAGTCCGCAACTGCAAATTTTTAAACTACCCAACCCCTTCCCCTTCCAAACATAACCTGTGGTCTCTCTaccttccagatccctctgctgccCCTTTTTCagaacctcacccccaactgcaagcctgtcaccaccaagagcaggcgcTAAAGCCCTGGGGACAGAGCCTTGATCAAAGCAGATGTCAaatggcttctggcagaagggatcatagaacccagcaccagcccctggaaggCACAGGTGGTGGGTGTTAAGAGCGAAGAGAAACACctcatggtcattgactacagccagaccataaactgtttcacccagctggatgcccaCCCACTCCCCACATCGCAGTAATGGTAAACGAGATCACTCAGTTCCTggtcttctcaaccattgacctcaagtcaatTCAGCCTTCACTCAATTCCCGATCCATCCAGAGGACAGCCCgtatactgcctttgaggcaaagggccacctctaccacttcctctgagtCCCTTTTGGAGCCACCAATGGGGTCTCTgacttccagagggagatggaccaaagAGTGGATGACTATGGACTTAAGGCCACATTTCTTTACCTGGACATTGTGACCatttgtggccatgaccagcagggtCACGACACTAACCTgcagaaatttctccagaagCCCAAAAGCCTCAACCTAACTTCTAACCAAAAGAAGTGCGTGTTCAGTACTTCACGGCTGGCCATCCTGggttgcatggtggagaatggcatcactgAGCCCGAGCGTGACCGCATGCGCCTCCTGTTTGAATTCCTAATGCCCCATACCCTCCAGGTACTGAAAAGATGcttggacttattttcctattaTGCCCATTACACAGACAAAGTCCACCCTTGGTGAAGTCTATCACCTTTCTCCTGTCGGCTGAAGCCAAAGCGGCATTCACACACATCAAGGGTGACATCGCCAAGGTGACGATGcacgctgtggatgaatccatccccttccagatgGAAAATGATGCGTCCATCTTTGCCCTGGCTACCACGTTCAACCAGGCAGGTAGGccagtagctttcttttcccaaactctccagggccctgaactTCAGCATTCAGCCATtgaaaaagaggcccaggccatagtggaagctgagcgccactggaggcactaacTGGCTGGAAACCCACTCACCCTGCTGACCAATGAGCAGATGCCTTTATGTTCAATAATAAACAGctgggaaaaattaagaatgacaagatcgtgAGATGGAAaattgagctatccacctacaactacgagatcttgtaccagcccagGAAGCTCATGGAGCCTcccgatgccctgtcccaggGGACAAGCGCCATCCTCTACACCAATCTCTGCCATCCCAGGGTCACTAGGCTCTACCACTTCGTTAGAGCCCGTAACCTCCCCTACTCGGTTGAGGATATTAGGGAGCTGACACAGAGCTGCCTGGTCTGTGCCAAGTGTAAACCTCAATTCTATTGGCCAGACAAAACCCATCTCATCAAAGCCACCTGAGTGTGGATTTCAAGGGCTCTTTCCGTCCACCAACAAGAATGTATACTTCCTGAATATCATTGACGAATACTCCTACTTCCCCTTCACCATCCTCTGCCCGAACATGATTACAGCCACAGTCATAAAGACACTGCATGGTATATTCTCTCTGTTTGGATACCTCTGCTATATCCGTAGCGACCGAGaatcctcttttatgagtgaggagctgtgccagtacagactggccaagggcatagccacgagcaggaccacggGTTATAACCCACAGGGGTATGGCCAGATAGAAGGGAGAACTCCACCATcgggaaggcagtcctcctagccttAGGTCAAAAGGCCTACCCATCTCGCGGTGGCAAGACATCCTCTCTGAGGAActccatgccaccaggtcccttcTCTGTACCGCTACTAATGCGACACCACATGAAAGGCTATTTCCCTTCCCCTGGAAGTCACTGTTGGGAACCACACTGCTGTCCTGGCTGACGGCCCCTGGGCCTGTCCGGAGGCATATCTGATGCCACAAAACTGACCATCTGGTTgaaaaggtccacctcctccatacaAACCCCCAATACGCTTACGTGGAGTACCAGGATGGGCCGCAGGACACGGTTTCCATCTGAGACCTGGCGCATGCAGGCAACCCCTTGACCAATCAATCAACATCCCCTCATGGTAACTCTGGCCATCaggccccactaattgcacccaACAGAGCGTCCCAAACCTAGACCATGCAACCCCACGGTCCTACTAACCCCCCTCAGCCACTGGAGGCACAGCCTGTCGCGCAAGCCACTGCCCAGGAACCAGCAGCTGAACCACAgcaaactctttttaaaaaatattttatttttggttttcaaaCACATACCACTTATACATTCTTTACATAAATATAGCAAAATAATCTATATACCACTTTTTtcttataaaaatacaaaaagcaCAATTTACATACATAATATATAAAGCAAACCAATATAAAAattgcaaaacaaaacaaaaacattcTAGCCCCTGCCcccatccaccctccctccccccccaccccattaccCCTTTCCCCTTAACTTAAACAAGTTAAATAGATACAGCATATTTTTGTCTACTGCCGAGGCTCACAGTCTATTTTACTAGTAAAAATAATAATGTAAGGTTGAGGACGGATCACATTTTTACAGCAGAAATATCACACTTGTGCACCAATAAAGTTCAAATATGGCTGCCAAGTCTTCAGGAATGTATTGTGTtggtttcttaaattataagtaatctatTCCATAAGAATACAACTGTCCATTTCTGATATCTGTCTCTTCAGAGAAATTGGTGTATCTGATTTCTACGTGAAGGCAACACATTTCTTAGCTATTGCCAATGCAATCATAGAAAATGAGATTTGGAACTCAGTTAAATGATTACTGATGTCTATAAAATTCCccaacaaatataaatccagatTGCCAGGGAAGTTGACTCCTGTAATCTTAGATAACATTTCTGACACTTCCTtccagaaaacatttactttcacacaggaccaaacagaatggagaaatgTCCCTTCTTCTATTCCACATCGGAAACTGCTGTCAGATATTTCGAGCTTTGATTTGTGCAGTCTTTGCAGAGTCAAATattattgatgaagaaaattgtattgcaccaaaccATACCTCACATTAATAATCGATGTTACCCCTTCTTTACACCATTCAGTCCAGGAATATTCTGATATGTTCACTGCTAAATCTGTTTTACATCTTTCCAATGACCTATGAATTCCAACCTTTTCCCATCTGTCTGGAGAgtaaaataaatttgaataatAAACTTAGGTATACATCCACCCATAAAATGCGTTCCAATTGACCCCGGAGGAGTCaaattttttccccaaatttCTCATAAAAAAAGCTCCTCATTGCAGATAACAAAGAAAGGTGCCATTAGCTTCACTTGTTCGATTGACATTAAAATTTTCCATCCTTATAACAATCTGCAATATACCTAATCCCCTTCAGGGACCAAAAATTTAAAATCCTATTCCCCATTGTCATAGACAGCAATGGATTGTTACATAATGGAGCCCTTATAGAAATTCCAGTTTTCCTTCCTATTATGTCATTGGTGTCTTGCCATATTTTaatcaaatgaatcaatgaagGATTAGAATTCTTAATTAGTTTCAAGTTCCACCTTTAAATAAAACCTTTGGGTGATGCTTCCGCCAACCGTGTAGCGCCATATCTGCTCAATTCAGTGATTCTGATTTAAAAAGGAATGCCAAAAACCTCCAGATAGTATTTCTTAAAATCCAGAAACCTCAAACCCCCTGATTTGTAGTCCAACATCAATTTGTCCAGTGTAATCCTTGGCACTTTATTGTTCCATAAAAATTGCCTAACCATtccatttattatttaaaaaacacTTGATAAATATATGGGCGTGGACTGGAACAAATATTGGACCTTTGGCAtgatcttcattttaatacagttaacccttcctATTAAGGTCATGGGCAGGTCCTTCCACTTCTACAAATCATTTTCTACTTTGCCAATAAGGGAGAGTAATTTAATTCGTATAGATTGTTCAAATTGTTATCGAGCATGATTCCTATAGTTTTTCTTTTTAAGCATACTGTTTACTTTAAAGCGAGCGCTCATAATTTTGGTTtgttattggtaaaatttcacttttttcccatatttattttatatcctgatactcATCCATATTTTATTACCTGTAATTTCTCCATAGAACCTTTGGGTTTAGACTTATTTAAAGCAGTATATTATCAGCAAACAAACTAATCTTGTGTTGAACCTGTTGGGTTCAAAGCCTTTAATTTTAGAATCACCCCAGATCATTTCTGCCAGAGGTTCTATCACCATAACAAATAGTGCTGGAGAAAGGGGACAACCTGCCTGCTCAAACGGCTTAATGGGAACATTCCTGGCATCTGGTTATTAGTTATTATATTTGCCTGTGGATTTTAGTATAGAgccttaacccaatttataaatcctCATCCAATACCtaacttttccaatgttttaaacaaaaaaaggcCACTCAAGTCTGTcgaatgccttttcagcatctaaagatacTACTATATCGGGGTCCTTCCGTGACTGAGCTAAGTGTATTATGTTAAATACTCAcggccttcctttaacaaatcctacttAATCTACATGAATTAATTTAGGTAGCAATTgacccaatctgtttgctaatgctTTTGTAATCTGCATTCAAAAGAGATATTGGTCAATAAGATGATATTTTCATAGGATCTTTGTTCTTTTTGGGCaacacagtaattattgctgttgggAAGGAATCCGGTAATTCTGGGTTTTCACTGCTTGTTCTATTACATCCATAAACAGGGGCATTAACAGctctttaaattcttcataaaactCAACCGGAAATCCATCCTCGCCCAGGGCTTTGTTAGCTTGAAGCATCCCTAGTGTTTTTTCCACTTCTTCCCTGGTAAATTGTAAATCTAATTCCTGTCTGTCCTCATCATTCAACTTTGAGAGTTCCACTTCATCTAAGAGGCGACTGGCGAGGCTGGAGCTTTTTCCATCACGGATTTTGGCTTCTTCCCGTGGGATTGTCCAGTCATTCttcaatattaatctttaaaagaTGTATCCACACTTTTGTAGTGGAAAATTTTTCGATAAAACCACTTTTTGGTTGTCTTTTAGAGGATTTTCTCGGTGAACTCAGAGAAACACATCAGCTCAGCCACCCAGCATGTCATGCCCCCCCCCAAATGAATTAATCATTGATACATGTTTCCAAATATAACCCTACTTCCCTCTCCCTAAATGAAGCCCTGAATAAGAACAAAAAAAGTAAatggataaaaagaaaaaaggacagaaaagagaaaggaaaaagaagggaaagggaaaagaaaaagaaaggagcTGTCGAGATCTggaatccaatttaaaaaaaaggcccaATTATTTTTGTCTATGTCTCAATAAAGGGAAGAAacataaagagaagcaaaataaacaGAATAAGCATCTTATTTATTAAAGTATTCAACCCTACACTTTGTAGGTTAGGTTCCCATATCTGCAAAAACTTCTActtattccttaaattgtaagtgatttttcTCCAGGGAAACACAACTGTGCATTTCAGTATTCCAACGAGCTATTTCCAggagggaatcagacttccaggtaaccgctatacatttcctggctattgccaatgcaattttaagaaattctaaatGATACttagacagcctcattttaggtcttacgtCTACAATATTTCCcaagagaaacaattctggacttagtGGGAATGGTTTCCCAATAACTTGATTTAGTTAAAactcttaaattttcccaaaatggtttcattttggaacatgaccaggtagaatgtataaaagtacctGTTTCTTCCCCGCTTCTGAAACATATATCGGAGAAATTAGCATTTATGTAATTTTAgtggggtaagatatagctgatgcaaaaaattatattgcacca encodes:
- the LOC138739583 gene encoding macrophage-expressed gene 1 protein-like; the encoded protein is MPLALILTFLYIFPGRAVNLGLQEPSGDGLKECRMKQNLTALEVLPGGGWDNLRNLDRGRVMNISYSQCKTTEDGKYFIPDLVFVVPQKQTSMDIESDMINKWMDYKSSTSATVNAEVSFLPILNAKFSSSVERIKVHQVQDKSLTTRIQVRNLMYKVKSTPYFQLDQYFKQQLIEIANYIENNQTNVVDFYAQLLVHNYGTHVLTGVDAGAILVQEDQIMSSFVSDSWSRKSSISASAGVTFFHMVNEGVGGQVKSTDEFTRYYVGNRSHSRMESHGGVPFYPGITLEKWQQQISNQLVAIDRSGQPLNFFVNQQNVPELPKPVVVKLARAVERAVALYYAVNTRPGCLDLNSPNFNFQANMDDGSCKEEGTNFTFAGVYQKCTPLSGPGAQSLCQALAQKNPLTGAFSCPAGYMASYLHSGILEEGQSTYQCQHQCRSCWLIFSCCSDVCSDVYYVSKAHFEAYWCVAMPGSVLPQNMGYLFGGLYGPRSSNPLTQGHSCPTAFYPLRLFQHLRVCVSEDYEMGFRYSVPFGGFFSCEAGNPLADQVPSPGPSGNPRNVGQKKPHGYPQRCPSGYSQHLADISDSCQVLYCVKSGTFNDLNLSPIHLPPFMPSPLLTKGSTNTVMVMSEYQESWVKDPATKLWRVLPITEARQMFDSNPSRGPGVAAGISIAILVALVAMLCLVFYARKHWRKRSLEAEHLLSSRSCYERAESQGAPDPNTDA